atgtatattattgttgatgatttcttTCACTGTTTTGCGATTCATAAGCCTTCTGAGACAAAAGTACTCAGCATGTGTATGTTGTAAATAAGGGGTCATGGTTGACGCTCTCTAATTGGTAAAAGCGCACCCTTAATAGAAGTATTTAAAGATACTTGCAAAGCTATACCGTCCCATTTGTTCTTGAAGAAAAACAACGAAACAAGCATATAACAATGTCGGAGGTTGGTAAGGCACTAAGGGCTTGTTTGGCTCAGCTGAAATGAGAAagctcttatttttttatttttattttttttttcatggtgTTCTGCCTTATGATGTGGTATAGTATCTCTTAGATGGTTTGATTTATCCCCCTCTTCTTGGCTTAAGCTGTAAATTGTTTGATATAGTTCATCCTTTGCTTCACAAAATGAAGTAAAACGGAAAAGCAAATGATTGATTGGCTAATTGCTACATGTTCTCTCAGATATGCTATATAGGGATCTAGGCCTGCACTTGGCTTGGTCATGACACGGGTATTTGATtagaattttgtaaaaaatggCAATCTAGTTGATTTTACACAACTAGCAAGGTGAATGTTTGATCAATCTTAGTACTAGTTTTCTGGAAAGATTGTATACGAATTACAttttgtatataaaaaaaattcaataacaaACGAAAATAAAACTTAACTTTTTTACTTTAAACATATTGTTTAGAGTAAACTTTTTTAGATTTTATTATCTCTGTCTCATTGAATTTTGCCTTATTCTTAGTTAGATAACGAGTAAAGACATGATAAAACTTTAACAATATGTTACATCTGAACAACACCCTAAACGATTAGAATTGTTTTTTGCTGATGGTCACAGACGCTCTGGCCTTAGGAGTCCCAATATAAGGCTACCGGCTAGACGGCTATGCCTATTTCCAAGTTCCTATGCTCGGTGGTTTTGGTTTAGGTGGAATCCGACGAAcaagattcttttgttttctATTTCTCAGGTTTACTTAACTAAAGCACCTTTTAAATACTAGTAGTCTCAAGCATACAAAACCTGTCACATACTTATTAAAAAACTAACACATTTACAAATTCCAACCACAAAGTTAATCAAAACAACCCTTAAGAAAAAGGTTCTCTTTACATATCAGAATCAAGGAGgatacacgtcagtttgaaaaGGAAAAGTAAGATTTATAGTCTTCATTACTAAGCAAAAATATACATGTAATGATGTAACAGATCCTAAGATCATACCTAACTGCTAAGGTAACGTTGCATCCACCATAATAGAATACTTTATGAGGAGTCGGTATAAGCATTTggaaaaattaagttaaatgtATGGATGAAAACTAAAGAATTATAGCCCACTTTGttgaacggagggagtacttaaTGCTACATCAAACGACATAGATTTGAATCTTCATTGTTAGTATAATGATCGTCGTAATTGACATAATTTATAGGATCGGAGGGTGGTGGAGGAATATACAACATGGGATGTTGAGGATATGTGTAGTAGTATGGTGGAGCATAATATGAGGTACTATTATTGCTAGGTTGTGCCATACTGTAACTCATTTCAAGTTGTGAAGGTGGATGTTGTCTAGGATTGTACATGTAATCCTGCTGCAACATGGGTCTAAAACTATCCATTGGCCCGGGACATGGCCCATGTTGGTATACTTGTCTAGGAGGTCCAAAGTTAGAAGGAGGTCCAAGGTTTAAAGGTTCCATGTGCCTGCCATGGTGCAGAGAAGGTCCTGGTGCTGGTTCTTCTGGTGCTCGCATTTGTGCTTCTTCTGGCGCTCGTGCTTGTCCTTGTTCTGGTGCTGGTGCTGGTGCTGATAGTTTCATATCTGGAGATTGGACCGATGCCTGTGCAAGCATTTGAGCTTGATCAGGCGCCTGTGCAGGCGTCTGAGCTGGATCAGGCGCCTGTGCAGGTGTCTGAGCTGGATCAGGCGCCTGTGCCTCTACAGGCACAGGTGCAACTTCAGGTGAAGTACTCGATACTGGTTGAGGATTCGTGCTATCAACACTTCCGGGACTTTCATTATTTCctttacttttctttttcttcttatcATTATCGTTTCCACCGCCATTTCCATCACCTTGAACATTTCTACCAGCATTTTCCATCTGTAAAGCCTTATCACCATcactagctgttgcattttcTGCTCCATTAGGGGTTTCAGCTGAGCTAATTTCACTTTTCTGAGCATTCTCTTCAGGAGCTTTTCCAGTTTCTTTCTGGTCTTTATTACTACTATTCTTATTGCCTTTGTTTTTAGCCTTTGTCACTTCTTTCTCTTTACTATGTGATTCAAAATAGTCTTTGTTCACAGACTTATCTGACCATAATTCAGCAGGTTTACCAGATTTAGATAGTTTGTTCAGAAGAGTCTGTGCTTCTATGTTTCCTGTCACAATAACCTTGTGCTGGCGAGCGTCGATTTCTGTCATATATACTCCTGCAGAAGATAAACATGACCATCAAGTgaacatttcaactaaaagcttaatcTAATGGTTAAAACTAGAGAATAAATTATATGCAGTCAAAATATGATACGACACAACAACAACGACATTCTGATATCCAAAACCATTAAGTGGCTCTCAAGGACCCTGGGGACGTCAGATGTATCCAACCAACCTTACTaaaagaggttgtttctgaCTAACCCcatcatttgcaacttcacGTAAATAAGGAGTGCACGTGATGGACATAGGCATGATATATGAAAGGGAATGTTTGGCAAACAACTTATTATTATAGTGATTGATTTGACCAACTGATTTTTAACCTGCTATGAGCAGCTTattcaaaaacagcttattcataTGAATAAGTGGTTTCAACCAGTTAgtttaccaaacattagcattTCTGACCACTCAACCCTCTATTCGTAATGGCACAATAAGTCATTTTGGCAAACACCCCAACTTAAACAAAAAATGACATATATAGAAAAGAAGGTTAATTATATGATTACCGTCAATCTTATGGagaatttttttgactttcttcTTGCATCCTTCACAGTGTATAGGGACTCTCAAGGTCCAAGTCTGTtaacaaaattgataaataaaaatttaataacaagAAAACTAATAGTGTGAATCTGATACAACACAGTATATGAAGATACCTACCTTGTATTTTAAAGGTTCCTGAAAGTTGTCAGATTGTGCAGCCATGATATGAATTAAGGTTTAAAGTGGGAGAAGTGATATTATCTGATAAGAAAGGTTTATATATAGATGAATGAATGCTTAATAAGAGAGGTTTTAGTAAGTGGTTGAAGTTGTTTATGAGAATGAGTATATGTAGGGGGTGGCAGAAATAAAGTAAGTACAAACAGACACAAGAACTACAAGCCCTGTGGgatatttttttaagtaattcTTAGAAACGGACTTTTAGCCTTTAgatatacttttttattcttattttatattttttcgattcttctaaatttttatttttcgacTTTGCCCCTAGATGAGATAATAATATACTTTCTCTGgatttaatagttgctacagtttctgtaacaattactatttatctactgatcttatttggtatatatttctccatgtataatatgtacatagtcaagtgaaatcttatttgattcgtcataatattaactttttaaaattttttattttataaaattaaaaatattaaaaatcaaaattagtgaaaaatagTAAAAGTATAGCCACTGTTACCGGTCTACCATATCCAGTAGTGTCATCTAATTCGTTGTTTTCCTTGTATGGTTATACACTCATACCACAATAagtatcattttcaaattcctaGAGTTCAAATCATAACCTAAATTAGGTTCACAAATCACGAAGgacaatataatattttgtgGCAGACACACATAAAAGCAAATTTTATGTGGAAAGTAACTGCACTGCTGAccctaaataatatatattctgATCTTGCAAGCAACAGAATTATCCACAACAGTTGGTAGAAGTACATAGTCATACTCCCTTCTTCTATATTTCTCAATACATTTCCGTTAGAGATGTTTATTCGGGTCATAAGATTAATTTCGGGTTAATTGTTTTAAGTTAGTTTTAATTGGGTTTTATatccatattgatttttatataattttacctttattttaaagttgagtCAAGTCGAATTTGGTTATCAGATTGGGTGAATATCGAGTTGTCGGCTCTGTTTTAAACATCTCTAATTTCTATAAtgcacaaaaaataaaattttattgaaaaaaaaaataaccctAGTGATCGAGATGGGCTAGAGcaaataaataatagaaaatgaaaagtaaaggaaaaaaataaacctaaaatagatatttatataattttttttccaaaaataataatataacaagaAATTtgaaactattaaaaaaaaattaaaagtgcagcaagtattcattattgattgaaTGAAGTACTCATATGTCCTCTTTAAATTGCATAAAAGAGGAAGTGGATAAGTTTTAAAAAAGTAGTAATAATTAAACAGAGAGAATGTATTGTGCGGATGAAatcaaaatagaataaaaattaatggaTTAGATTAAAAGAGAGTGATGACTCAttgtttaaaaatagaaataatataaattaagtggGATGGACCGAAATGAAAAATGATGTAAATTAAATGATGGGGAGGGAATATACAAATAGCATTTGCTTCTATTTGAAGCTCTAGCTACGTAAATGGTGATGCTGATATGGTGATCTTCTAAATCACATGACAGTGATAGTGTTGAAGCAAAAGTGGTGATAATCCCATCAATTTAGCTTGCAAACACAAAGGCTTTATCTCAAATTTGTAAACTAAATTTGatgtatttttaaatatatttgttattaattttgctatatttttatttataataattattgattttgctACATATGGACACGTACTTTTGTTCTGTCTAGGTTAAATAAAACGTTATAAATACAAAGGACAATTAATTTGTAAGAATTTAAAAGTTTCAATGCTTCTAAGTCAAACATGAGGAACAAGATGAGTTAATTAGTCACAACCTATACTTGTTCAAGTAGGTTTGATAGGTGAAATATAGTTATGCCATGGTTTGTCTTATTGTTCTTCTCCGAGTGTTTAAATAAGTATGAATGATATTCTTTGATATTTTTTCACCCTTTATCTTTTTATACGGAATTAGGCtgataaaatttacaaataagGACTAAATAAAGTTAATCCTTTTTATACGTGATGAGAATCGAATCCCTGTCAtaagaataaaagaaaagtcTTCATCCACTAGGCTATGTTAGAATATAAAACATATTTTTGGGcctcaatcatcagcttaaacttttcaAGGAACCAtctcaaacaaaaatttaagttg
The sequence above is drawn from the Amaranthus tricolor cultivar Red isolate AtriRed21 chromosome 5, ASM2621246v1, whole genome shotgun sequence genome and encodes:
- the LOC130813996 gene encoding heavy metal-associated isoprenylated plant protein 36-like; amino-acid sequence: MAAQSDNFQEPLKYKTWTLRVPIHCEGCKKKVKKILHKIDGVYMTEIDARQHKVIVTGNIEAQTLLNKLSKSGKPAELWSDKSVNKDYFESHSKEKEVTKAKNKGNKNSSNKDQKETGKAPEENAQKSEISSAETPNGAENATASDGDKALQMENAGRNVQGDGNGGGNDNDKKKKKSKGNNESPGSVDSTNPQPVSSTSPEVAPVPVEAQAPDPAQTPAQAPDPAQTPAQAPDQAQMLAQASVQSPDMKLSAPAPAPEQGQARAPEEAQMRAPEEPAPGPSLHHGRHMEPLNLGPPSNFGPPRQVYQHGPCPGPMDSFRPMLQQDYMYNPRQHPPSQLEMSYSMAQPSNNSTSYYAPPYYYTYPQHPMLYIPPPPSDPINYVNYDDHYTNNEDSNLCRLM